Proteins encoded by one window of Chondromyces crocatus:
- a CDS encoding dienelactone hydrolase family protein: MAVRSEKLSYEGPGGSFEGVVAWDPAHEGRRPGVLVGHTWMGQGEMEAERAAALAELGYVGFAVDVYGKGRRATTPEEAGRLMGELNQDRQALQGRMAAALATLRGLAVVDAKRTAAMGYCLGGKCVLDLARSGSDVNGVVSIHGVFDAPPFPNAETITAKVLVLHGWDDPLATPEQTVALAKELSASKADWQIHAYGGAMHAFTARGLNEPSKGLAYHANAARRSWQATLNFFEELFG; encoded by the coding sequence ATGGCGGTTCGTTCGGAGAAGCTGAGCTACGAGGGGCCGGGAGGGTCGTTCGAAGGCGTGGTGGCGTGGGACCCTGCGCACGAGGGGCGACGGCCCGGGGTGCTGGTGGGGCACACGTGGATGGGCCAAGGGGAAATGGAAGCAGAGAGGGCCGCTGCGCTGGCGGAGCTGGGTTACGTGGGGTTCGCGGTCGATGTGTACGGGAAGGGGCGGAGGGCGACGACGCCGGAGGAAGCGGGGCGGTTGATGGGCGAGCTGAACCAGGATCGGCAGGCGCTGCAAGGGCGCATGGCGGCTGCCCTGGCGACGCTCCGGGGGCTCGCGGTGGTGGATGCGAAGCGCACGGCGGCAATGGGATACTGTTTGGGGGGGAAATGCGTGCTCGACCTGGCGCGCTCCGGGTCGGATGTGAACGGGGTGGTGAGCATTCACGGGGTGTTTGATGCGCCGCCGTTCCCGAACGCAGAGACGATCACGGCCAAGGTGCTGGTGTTGCACGGGTGGGACGACCCTCTGGCGACACCGGAGCAGACGGTGGCGCTGGCCAAGGAGCTGTCGGCATCGAAGGCGGACTGGCAGATTCACGCTTACGGAGGGGCGATGCACGCCTTCACGGCGCGTGGGTTGAACGAGCCAAGCAAGGGGCTGGCCTACCATGCGAATGCCGCACGGCGGTCGTGGCAGGCGACACTCAATTTCTTCGAGGAGCTGTTCGGCTGA
- a CDS encoding trifunctional serine/threonine-protein kinase/ATP-binding protein/sensor histidine kinase has product MEICGCDVLERVREGSRTTTYRARRRSDGLAVLLKVLREPTPSQAQLATLRHEETILGELDIDGVLRCHGIVEEGGRAALLLEDFTGSPLDALGVAGSLPIARVVTLAIDVVGILEAIHQRGVVHRDLTPATIAMRSGDETIKFIDFGLASLLPEHGSTFTSPGGLQGSLAYMAPEQTGRMNRPIDYRADYYSLGVTLFELLTGHLPFTSGDGIELVHAHIARQPPSPRLSTPEVPEVLAAIVLKLMAKSAEGRYQSAQGIRADLARCLEQLQKDGDIAPFSIARRDRPTTFKLPQKLYGRDADVQTLLTAFEHSLRGVVLMLVSGPSGIGKTSLIREVYRPITVRRGYFIAGKFDQYRHEDPHAALKQALRELSDQLLAESEEHVLEFQKRARDTLGSHARILTELCPSLARLLGEHPEMPTLSHPENLYRFNRAVTGFLASVATPEHPLCVFFDDLQWANADALKLLEHLSRVEQDLALLIIGAHRDEEILDAQALALALRAIEARGARVERVCLSPLGLPELKEMVADTLSIPREAGEPLAELLLSRTAGNPFFVREFFTSLHADGAIEAHDDGYRWSVDRMRAHGVTDNLVDLMTARLRQLCPETRELLLFAACLGSVFELGTLALVSGRSIDEVSHTSWPAVIEGLIFLVPQSASVAQMIEVGPLLKGRFAHDRIQQATLSMVGAKARARLARTIGRQLAQAEGSEGQSHRLLDIVGLLNEGRIAIDDRHELLDLAALNLRAARKARDNAAAQQALSYGRAGILLIEEGDWSDHYELTRDLYMTALEAAIACGDIEAARELSEVARPRLQGLLDEVRQLSLDGQVLFSQQRVTEALRTYLAALARLGCELPQDPTPEEVEREIQRNLRSLKAHSVEELEGLSECRNPVDCTAMFLLSQIISSSGTGGASVYPIAVCQLVAMSLRCGVGRHTSFGYALFGSLLLARNEIDEACRLGHVALRIADRSANCEFRSQTYYVAGYHLVHVERHLRDLAEMLSNTHRFALEAGSLFFSAAAAQGLCLARFLSGEDLSPLLADMEGYARLCERLQQPMVCDWLRLYIQVSLNLIGKTGDLTMLRGPAYVEAERVPHQRATGDAGGMSHYHFCKMLLHYLFGEHDHAAASADTLASYPVGSEHSLAATFIAFIQSLSYLALYERAENGDRERKLGFVAQSLVKIEQWCKHHPPNYEHKLLLISAERARVLGDHEAARAAFTRGTELADRSGYRHEAAIGHELAGRFYILRGEHKLARKHLRDAHEGFLRWGAVTKARQLEREYPGVVPLVAAGMSSGSTATETGGRELDFDVLDLVSVLNASQDLSREIELDRLLARLMQILLETSGATVGYLLMEQGKKWVIEGEKAVTQENAIVLKSIPVAELMARGHRGLPASIIHYVARSQESLVVDDASADPRFSGDPCTIRNAIGSVLCFPLGRPGGRRGLVYLENSLLKGAFTPARIRILQMLSTQAVISIENAALYNTLEQRVESRTSELRKKNEELATALTHLRETQDRMFVQERLASLGSLAAGIAHELRNPLNFVNNFARFAAALVDEIHDGLLPSGRVSSAGRFARLDEALEDLKVNVTKIGEHGRRMDGIIRSMLDHSRDDRGARQWVDLNTLVETYVNIGYQGSRARTSTGEIAIEMTLDPSIGLVSIVPQEVSRVIINLVDNACYAVTQRAGECPLGFEPRIEVITRNEEDCCEIRIRDNGSGVPRDIRARIFDPFFTTKPPGEGTGLGLSICHTIVTEGNGGLLRCESEEGIFAEFIVRLPK; this is encoded by the coding sequence ATGGAGATCTGCGGCTGTGACGTTCTCGAACGGGTGCGAGAGGGGTCACGCACGACGACCTATCGAGCGAGACGTCGTTCGGATGGTCTCGCGGTCCTGCTCAAGGTGCTCCGGGAGCCCACCCCCTCACAAGCGCAGCTCGCGACGCTCCGACACGAAGAGACCATCCTCGGTGAGCTCGACATCGACGGGGTACTCAGGTGCCACGGGATCGTGGAAGAGGGGGGTCGAGCAGCGCTCTTGCTGGAGGATTTCACGGGGTCTCCGCTCGATGCACTGGGCGTGGCAGGGAGCCTGCCCATCGCGCGGGTCGTCACGCTGGCCATCGACGTGGTGGGAATTCTGGAGGCGATCCACCAGCGAGGCGTCGTCCACCGCGATCTGACGCCCGCAACCATCGCCATGCGGTCAGGTGATGAGACCATCAAGTTCATCGACTTCGGTCTCGCCTCGTTGTTACCGGAGCATGGCTCCACGTTCACGAGTCCAGGAGGACTCCAGGGGAGCCTCGCCTACATGGCTCCCGAGCAAACGGGCCGGATGAACCGGCCCATCGATTACCGAGCCGATTACTATTCCCTCGGCGTGACGCTCTTCGAGCTGCTCACGGGTCACCTTCCATTCACATCGGGCGACGGCATCGAGCTGGTTCATGCACACATCGCGCGCCAGCCTCCTTCTCCACGGCTGTCGACCCCGGAGGTGCCCGAAGTCCTCGCAGCCATCGTCCTCAAGCTGATGGCCAAGAGCGCCGAGGGTCGCTACCAGTCGGCGCAAGGTATCCGTGCCGACCTGGCCAGGTGCCTCGAGCAGCTCCAAAAAGACGGGGACATCGCGCCTTTCTCGATTGCACGCCGGGATCGCCCAACGACGTTCAAGCTGCCCCAGAAGCTGTACGGACGCGACGCCGATGTACAGACCTTGCTGACGGCGTTCGAGCACTCCCTCCGCGGCGTCGTGCTCATGCTCGTGTCAGGGCCCTCCGGGATTGGCAAGACGTCGCTCATCCGGGAGGTCTATCGGCCGATCACAGTACGGAGAGGGTATTTCATCGCGGGAAAGTTCGATCAGTACCGACACGAGGATCCCCACGCCGCGCTGAAGCAGGCGCTCCGCGAGCTGTCCGATCAGCTCCTCGCCGAGAGCGAAGAGCACGTCCTGGAGTTCCAGAAACGCGCCAGAGATACACTCGGATCGCACGCGCGCATTCTGACGGAGCTGTGCCCGAGCCTCGCGCGGTTGCTCGGAGAGCATCCCGAGATGCCCACGCTCTCGCACCCGGAGAACCTTTACCGGTTCAACCGGGCGGTCACGGGATTCCTCGCGTCGGTTGCCACGCCAGAGCATCCGCTGTGTGTGTTCTTCGATGATCTCCAGTGGGCCAACGCCGACGCATTGAAGCTGCTGGAGCACCTGAGCCGGGTGGAGCAAGACCTCGCGCTCCTGATCATCGGCGCCCATCGGGATGAAGAGATCCTGGACGCCCAGGCCCTCGCCCTGGCACTCCGCGCCATCGAGGCCCGCGGCGCACGCGTCGAGAGGGTATGCCTATCGCCCCTCGGGTTGCCCGAGCTGAAGGAGATGGTCGCCGATACGCTCTCGATTCCACGCGAGGCGGGCGAACCCCTCGCGGAGCTGTTGCTCTCCCGAACTGCCGGCAATCCCTTCTTCGTGCGAGAGTTCTTCACCTCTCTTCATGCCGACGGGGCCATCGAGGCACACGACGATGGCTATCGATGGAGCGTCGATCGCATGCGCGCGCATGGGGTCACGGACAACCTCGTCGACTTGATGACAGCGCGGCTGCGACAGCTTTGCCCAGAGACGCGGGAGCTGCTCCTGTTCGCGGCGTGTCTCGGCAGCGTGTTCGAGCTCGGCACCCTGGCGCTCGTGAGCGGTCGTTCCATCGACGAGGTGAGTCACACGTCGTGGCCTGCGGTGATCGAGGGGCTGATCTTCCTCGTGCCCCAGAGTGCGTCGGTGGCGCAGATGATCGAAGTGGGTCCGCTTCTGAAGGGGCGTTTCGCCCATGATCGGATCCAGCAAGCCACGCTCTCCATGGTGGGCGCGAAGGCCAGGGCGCGCCTGGCTCGGACGATAGGTCGACAGCTCGCGCAGGCCGAGGGGAGTGAGGGGCAATCCCATCGACTGCTCGATATCGTCGGCTTGCTCAATGAAGGGCGGATCGCCATCGACGATCGTCACGAGCTGCTCGATCTCGCTGCCCTCAACCTTCGGGCCGCCCGCAAAGCGCGCGACAACGCTGCCGCCCAGCAAGCGCTCTCCTATGGACGCGCGGGGATCCTCCTGATCGAGGAGGGTGACTGGAGCGACCACTACGAGCTGACCCGCGATCTCTACATGACCGCCCTGGAGGCAGCGATCGCTTGTGGTGACATCGAGGCCGCACGGGAATTGTCGGAGGTCGCTCGCCCTCGACTCCAGGGATTGCTCGATGAAGTAAGGCAGCTCTCCCTGGATGGGCAGGTGCTGTTCTCCCAACAGCGGGTCACCGAAGCGCTCCGGACCTACCTGGCGGCCCTCGCTCGGCTCGGTTGCGAGCTGCCACAGGACCCGACGCCGGAAGAGGTGGAGAGAGAGATCCAAAGAAACTTGAGGAGCTTGAAGGCACACTCCGTCGAGGAACTCGAGGGCCTGAGCGAGTGCCGCAATCCCGTGGATTGCACGGCGATGTTCCTCCTCAGCCAGATCATCAGTAGCTCGGGCACCGGAGGGGCGAGCGTTTACCCCATCGCCGTGTGCCAGCTCGTAGCCATGTCGCTTCGCTGCGGCGTCGGGCGACACACCTCCTTCGGTTACGCGCTCTTCGGATCCCTGTTGCTCGCTCGAAACGAGATCGACGAGGCCTGCCGGCTGGGCCACGTGGCCCTACGCATCGCCGATCGCTCTGCCAATTGCGAGTTTCGATCGCAGACCTATTACGTGGCCGGATACCACCTCGTCCATGTGGAAAGGCATCTGCGCGATCTCGCCGAGATGCTGTCGAACACCCACCGCTTCGCTCTGGAAGCGGGCAGTCTGTTTTTCTCTGCTGCGGCCGCGCAAGGGTTGTGCCTGGCGCGCTTTCTCTCCGGCGAAGACCTCTCGCCGCTGCTCGCCGACATGGAGGGATACGCTCGGCTGTGCGAGCGGCTTCAGCAGCCGATGGTCTGCGATTGGCTGCGTCTCTACATCCAGGTGAGCCTGAATTTGATCGGAAAAACGGGGGATCTGACGATGCTCCGAGGTCCCGCCTACGTGGAAGCGGAGCGGGTACCACACCAGCGGGCCACGGGTGACGCAGGGGGGATGTCTCATTATCACTTCTGCAAGATGCTTCTCCACTATCTCTTCGGGGAGCATGACCACGCCGCCGCGAGCGCCGACACGCTGGCCAGCTATCCTGTAGGCTCCGAGCATTCGCTGGCTGCGACCTTCATTGCCTTCATTCAGTCTCTTTCGTACCTGGCACTGTACGAGCGCGCCGAAAACGGGGACCGAGAGCGGAAGCTCGGATTCGTAGCCCAGAGCCTCGTCAAGATCGAGCAATGGTGCAAGCACCACCCACCCAACTATGAGCACAAACTGCTGCTGATCTCCGCCGAGCGCGCGCGTGTGCTGGGCGACCACGAGGCGGCCCGCGCTGCATTCACGCGAGGCACAGAGCTGGCTGACAGGAGCGGTTATCGGCACGAGGCAGCCATCGGGCATGAACTCGCCGGTCGGTTCTACATCCTCCGAGGGGAGCACAAGCTCGCACGAAAGCACCTGCGCGATGCGCATGAAGGGTTTCTGCGGTGGGGCGCCGTCACCAAGGCGAGGCAGCTCGAACGAGAGTACCCTGGCGTCGTCCCGCTCGTCGCGGCGGGGATGTCGTCCGGTTCCACGGCCACGGAGACGGGAGGCAGAGAGCTCGACTTCGATGTGCTCGATCTGGTCTCGGTGCTGAATGCGTCACAGGATCTCTCACGCGAGATCGAACTCGACCGTCTCCTCGCGCGCCTCATGCAAATCCTTCTCGAAACGAGCGGGGCCACGGTTGGCTATCTGCTCATGGAGCAAGGCAAAAAATGGGTCATCGAGGGAGAGAAAGCGGTGACGCAAGAGAATGCCATCGTGCTGAAATCCATCCCGGTGGCCGAACTCATGGCCCGAGGTCACCGTGGGCTCCCCGCATCCATCATTCATTACGTGGCGCGCTCACAGGAGAGCTTGGTGGTGGACGACGCCTCGGCGGACCCGCGGTTCAGTGGCGACCCATGCACCATCCGGAACGCGATCGGATCCGTTCTGTGTTTCCCGCTCGGTCGCCCCGGGGGGCGGCGTGGGCTCGTCTACCTCGAGAACAGCCTGCTCAAAGGGGCATTCACGCCCGCCCGCATCCGGATCCTGCAGATGCTCTCGACACAGGCGGTCATCTCCATCGAGAACGCCGCGCTCTACAACACGCTGGAGCAGCGGGTCGAGTCGCGAACGTCGGAGCTCCGGAAGAAGAATGAGGAGCTTGCAACTGCGTTGACTCACCTGCGCGAGACCCAGGATCGCATGTTCGTACAGGAACGTCTGGCGTCGCTCGGCTCGCTCGCTGCTGGAATCGCCCACGAGCTGCGTAACCCTCTCAACTTCGTGAACAACTTCGCAAGGTTCGCGGCTGCTCTCGTCGATGAAATCCATGATGGGCTTTTGCCGTCGGGCAGGGTCTCCAGTGCCGGTCGTTTCGCACGCCTCGACGAGGCGCTCGAAGATTTGAAGGTCAATGTGACAAAGATCGGTGAGCATGGCCGGCGAATGGACGGGATCATCCGTTCGATGCTCGACCATTCGAGGGACGATCGCGGTGCTCGTCAGTGGGTCGACCTCAACACCCTCGTGGAAACGTACGTCAACATCGGTTACCAGGGGTCACGCGCACGCACCTCGACAGGCGAGATCGCGATCGAAATGACCCTCGACCCCTCCATCGGCCTCGTGAGCATCGTGCCCCAGGAGGTGAGTCGCGTCATCATCAACCTCGTCGACAATGCTTGCTATGCCGTGACACAGAGAGCCGGCGAATGCCCGTTGGGCTTCGAGCCACGCATCGAAGTCATCACTCGGAATGAAGAAGACTGCTGCGAAATCCGGATTCGAGACAATGGTTCAGGGGTTCCTCGAGACATTCGCGCCCGGATCTTCGACCCCTTCTTCACGACCAAGCCCCCCGGAGAAGGGACCGGGCTCGGGCTGTCGATCTGCCACACCATCGTCACGGAAGGGAATGGTGGTCTGCTGCGCTGTGAGTCGGAAGAAGGGATTTTCGCTGAATTCATCGTCCGCCTCCCCAAATGA
- a CDS encoding protein kinase domain-containing protein yields the protein MAESTVAGRYLLRRKIGEGGMGEVWEAEDVNLRRLVALKMLNQEQLDSDEARARFEREAMAIAQLRNPHVVQVHDYGINENSPYLVMEFLEGYNLQLLLEQRGRFPLSMTSSVIVQVARGLAAAHAVGIVHRDLKPANILLARNDTEDIAKILDFGVVSWGARKDQLAITFPGALIGTPAYMSPEQIRASRVDHRSDLWSLAVTSYALLTGKLPFDGRWMGQLVVRICSESFPRPSSLIPELPPAVDLFFERALAKDPAQRFQSAWSMANAFASLTDEGQSHTAKILVVDDEPDMILLVKQCFRNQLRDGTYEFIFAGDGERALEVLRDHPDIDIVLTDINMPRMDGLTLLKSLGELHPHVRVVVITAYGDMQNIRTAMNRGALDFLIKPLDPDDLVCTVDKVFKQVSALRKNARSGQENSLLKTFVSPLVVERLNLPDRFVPSTVEEGTVAFLDIAGFHEMTRERSPEEMVRLLNANFDVIVPELTMRGGVVSRFVGDALMVLFRGKDHLLTALDACLAVRSQLATLNLRAGAQSPFARALSIGVATGPIILAEIGSRSSRQLDYVTLGSVVSMAAQLEAMAKPNQILLCGTMGDEVTSSFSLVERECQSLAGARTPVQIFEVKQRHSPPTLREFPVPAGDVDTVTAEAPLPTTEG from the coding sequence ATGGCAGAATCCACGGTTGCCGGTCGGTATCTGCTCAGACGCAAGATCGGTGAAGGGGGAATGGGCGAGGTCTGGGAAGCGGAGGACGTCAACCTTCGACGCCTCGTGGCCCTGAAAATGCTGAATCAGGAGCAGCTGGATTCGGATGAGGCGCGGGCTCGCTTCGAGCGCGAAGCCATGGCCATCGCGCAGCTCCGGAATCCGCACGTGGTGCAGGTTCATGATTACGGGATCAATGAGAACTCCCCCTATCTCGTGATGGAGTTCCTGGAGGGGTACAACTTACAGCTGCTGCTGGAGCAGCGTGGTCGCTTCCCGTTGAGCATGACCTCTTCCGTCATCGTGCAGGTGGCCAGAGGTCTCGCCGCTGCGCACGCGGTAGGAATCGTGCATCGCGATCTGAAGCCGGCGAACATTCTCCTCGCCCGAAACGACACCGAGGACATCGCCAAGATACTCGATTTCGGTGTGGTCTCCTGGGGGGCGAGGAAGGACCAGCTGGCAATTACGTTTCCGGGCGCGTTGATAGGCACCCCGGCCTACATGAGCCCCGAGCAGATCCGTGCTTCCCGGGTCGACCACCGGAGTGATCTCTGGTCGCTGGCAGTCACCTCCTACGCATTGCTCACCGGCAAGTTGCCATTCGATGGCCGCTGGATGGGCCAGCTCGTCGTACGCATCTGCAGCGAATCGTTTCCTCGGCCTTCATCGCTCATTCCAGAACTACCGCCAGCGGTCGATCTCTTCTTCGAGCGAGCCCTCGCCAAGGACCCGGCCCAGCGCTTTCAGTCCGCGTGGAGCATGGCCAATGCCTTTGCTTCCCTGACCGACGAGGGCCAATCGCACACGGCGAAGATTCTGGTCGTGGACGACGAGCCCGACATGATCCTTCTGGTCAAGCAGTGTTTCCGCAACCAGCTCCGTGACGGCACGTATGAGTTCATCTTTGCTGGCGATGGCGAGCGTGCGCTCGAAGTGCTTCGGGACCATCCGGACATCGACATCGTCCTCACCGACATCAACATGCCTCGGATGGATGGGCTCACTTTGCTGAAGAGCCTCGGTGAACTCCACCCCCATGTTCGGGTGGTCGTCATCACGGCCTACGGCGACATGCAGAACATTCGCACTGCCATGAATCGAGGCGCGCTGGACTTCCTGATCAAGCCGCTGGATCCCGACGATCTGGTATGCACGGTCGACAAGGTGTTCAAGCAGGTGAGTGCGCTGCGCAAGAATGCCCGCTCCGGTCAGGAGAACAGCTTGCTGAAGACCTTTGTGAGCCCCTTGGTCGTGGAGCGACTCAATCTCCCAGACCGATTCGTGCCCAGCACCGTCGAGGAAGGGACAGTGGCATTCCTCGATATTGCCGGTTTTCACGAAATGACGCGTGAAAGGTCGCCCGAAGAGATGGTCAGGCTCCTCAATGCCAACTTCGACGTCATCGTTCCCGAACTGACGATGCGAGGGGGGGTGGTGAGCCGCTTCGTGGGGGACGCCCTCATGGTTCTTTTCAGGGGGAAAGACCACCTCCTCACGGCGCTCGACGCATGTCTGGCCGTACGCTCACAGCTCGCGACGTTGAACCTCAGGGCTGGGGCACAGTCGCCCTTTGCTCGCGCGCTCTCCATCGGCGTGGCGACGGGGCCCATCATTCTGGCCGAGATCGGCTCACGATCCAGTCGGCAGCTCGACTACGTCACACTAGGCAGCGTGGTGAGCATGGCGGCCCAGCTCGAAGCCATGGCGAAGCCGAACCAGATTCTCCTGTGCGGGACGATGGGCGACGAGGTGACCTCGTCCTTCTCTCTGGTAGAGCGGGAGTGTCAGTCCCTGGCGGGAGCTCGAACTCCGGTGCAGATCTTCGAGGTAAAGCAGCGCCACTCCCCTCCAACGCTGAGAGAGTTCCCTGTTCCTGCTGGCGACGTCGATACCGTGACGGCGGAGGCCCCGCTGCCGACGACGGAGGGCTGA
- a CDS encoding TetR/AcrR family transcriptional regulator: MVAARKSAESPPPSTAAAPRLRADAQRNRDRLLEVADEVFSEQGAAASLDDIARRAGVGIGTLYRHFPTRDALLLATLGDRLALIGKKGKALLGSESASEGLAAWMKLMIKHTSTYCGLAASLGGTLEGLTSACEVARAAGAELLERAQKAGEIRQEVPFSDVESMVMAIAFAAERAPGDKGRMRRLLALLFEGLRPRGAG; the protein is encoded by the coding sequence ATGGTCGCAGCCAGAAAATCGGCAGAGTCCCCTCCCCCCTCCACGGCAGCGGCACCACGCCTGCGGGCGGACGCGCAGCGGAACCGAGATCGCCTGCTGGAGGTCGCCGACGAGGTCTTCTCGGAGCAGGGAGCGGCGGCGAGCCTCGATGACATCGCGCGGCGCGCAGGGGTGGGGATCGGGACGCTCTACCGGCACTTCCCCACGCGGGATGCGCTGCTGCTCGCGACGCTGGGAGACCGCCTGGCCCTGATCGGAAAGAAGGGGAAGGCGCTGCTCGGGTCGGAGAGTGCGAGCGAGGGGCTGGCGGCGTGGATGAAGCTGATGATCAAGCACACGTCGACGTACTGCGGTCTGGCAGCATCTCTGGGGGGGACGCTGGAGGGGCTGACGTCGGCCTGTGAGGTGGCGAGGGCTGCGGGGGCAGAGCTGCTGGAGCGGGCGCAGAAGGCTGGAGAGATCCGGCAGGAGGTTCCGTTTTCGGATGTGGAGAGCATGGTGATGGCCATCGCATTCGCCGCGGAGAGAGCACCCGGGGACAAGGGGCGCATGCGGCGACTGCTTGCCCTGTTGTTCGAGGGGCTACGTCCTCGGGGAGCGGGCTGA
- a CDS encoding Gfo/Idh/MocA family protein produces MSKSNIAGKIRVGVIGASPGTSWATLTHLPALKALPQFELTAVSTTRKASADETARAFGVSHAFDDARALAEHPDVDLVVVSVRTPEHDRLVRTALAASKHVFCEWPLGASVAQTAALHELAESTGVRTVIGLQRRLVPSVRYLRDLVAEGYIGKIRSVAIRASAPVLGASRTASAAYTADVSNGANVLTIFTAHYLDVALAAFGDIREISAVVARQFDEATVLETGESIPVTAPDQVLLSGTLHGGAVLSAHFEGGKRNGSAVAYTITGTEGDLALSDDLTLSGARGDGQPLEPLPIPDRYHWVPTTDLSLHAQEVGNLYAAFARDFTEGTRLAPSFRDALHLHRLLDTFAESSVSGQRKTWTP; encoded by the coding sequence ATGAGTAAGTCGAACATAGCGGGCAAGATCCGGGTCGGCGTCATCGGCGCGAGCCCTGGCACGAGCTGGGCGACCCTCACCCATCTGCCTGCCCTCAAAGCCCTCCCCCAGTTTGAGCTCACCGCGGTCAGCACCACCCGGAAGGCCAGCGCGGACGAGACGGCACGCGCCTTCGGCGTGTCCCACGCCTTCGACGACGCCCGCGCCCTCGCCGAGCACCCCGACGTCGATCTCGTCGTCGTCTCCGTCCGCACCCCCGAGCATGATCGCCTCGTCCGCACCGCCCTCGCTGCCAGCAAACACGTCTTCTGCGAGTGGCCCCTCGGCGCCAGCGTCGCACAGACCGCAGCGCTCCATGAGCTGGCCGAGTCGACCGGCGTTCGCACCGTCATCGGCCTCCAACGTCGCCTCGTCCCCAGCGTTCGCTACCTCCGCGACCTCGTCGCCGAAGGCTACATCGGCAAGATCCGGTCCGTGGCCATCCGCGCCTCGGCCCCGGTCCTCGGTGCCTCCCGCACCGCTTCTGCTGCCTACACCGCCGATGTCTCCAATGGTGCCAACGTGCTCACCATTTTCACGGCCCACTATCTCGACGTCGCCCTCGCTGCCTTTGGTGACATTCGAGAGATCTCCGCCGTCGTTGCTCGCCAGTTCGACGAAGCCACCGTCCTCGAGACCGGCGAGAGCATCCCGGTGACCGCGCCCGACCAGGTCCTCCTCAGTGGCACGCTCCATGGTGGCGCCGTTCTTTCTGCCCATTTCGAAGGTGGCAAGCGCAATGGAAGCGCCGTCGCCTACACGATCACCGGGACCGAAGGCGACCTCGCCCTCTCGGATGACCTCACCCTCTCCGGTGCTCGCGGAGACGGCCAACCGCTCGAACCCCTCCCCATTCCCGACCGCTATCACTGGGTCCCCACGACGGACCTTTCCCTCCACGCTCAGGAGGTTGGCAACCTCTACGCGGCCTTCGCTCGGGATTTCACCGAGGGCACACGGCTCGCTCCTTCCTTCCGCGATGCCCTCCACCTGCATCGCCTGCTCGACACCTTCGCGGAGTCCTCCGTCAGCGGGCAGCGCAAGACGTGGACGCCTTGA